The DNA sequence gcccgctttaagaataatattgtcaggtgctgactttgaatcactctagttagatttgaatttactaagtagatggctccgagatcaatgtacagtagatttaaaatttacaataggaaacactaaaaaaaaaacagttatggcggattttgtcaagacgggtgaaaatgttactcaaacaggtaaagactttaacaattttactaaggaattacttgcttagaggttaaattttttttgcaagttatttaatattcaactaatggtgtatagtcatgatgaaattataagtgttttctccattatcaatgaaaatgactgataaaatttgatttctaacggtcattttaacggtgggtaatcactgcacgtaaatctgtatatttttagttattgcccaccatcatttcagttattgccatatgttaatgtatagttattgcccagggcaattattattagagtgttgccaccatgcagtagcagtgtttaagttgctcattgctagacttgttttgcaatttacaggcataaatattgaaatggcttttaatgttttattttcagtatgccaaagactccaaaaagtccaatatagcatagaaaatttgcaaaaagcgatcgaagctgtacaagatgtatccaacaatttatctacaagataaattgctgaaaaatatggtttggcttgaaaaaattgataaaaattcaaacgcaaacacaaaaaatgaaaatcctacgttaaatctactagtgaaaatgttaattgtaaggaaatagatacaactttagggaagaataaccaacagctaattgaacattctgagcaaccacttgaactgatatcaaagaagataaaaaaataaatacatataaaattcaaatttttgcgtcatctatatgttttgaagtagatgattctgtctctaccgattctgactcatcaacgtcagctcaagaaatatttgataatatgttaataaggccaaacgcaatttattttgaaattttgaagactgtacgtaataataatgtgtaagcatttaagtttaatgtgttgttttgtttatttaaagcctattttgtcattttaaaattgattattttgttttaagatactgggcaattactgtgctttgatgtgggcaattagtgtaagtaatgggcaatgactgtactttttggaggattttaaatttatttcaatattttctaagttacgtaagttttaactaaaaactgttaatattctgtttaacagtttattgagttataagaaaaaagtcataaatggtcgataattaaaatactttttttaatttttcatctcaatgtgtttgaaatctttaagtgggcaatagctatatgGTTTACCCTATATGAactaataatcaaaacaaagtaggtaggtaagtacctcTGTTCTTTAAATGCCCTGAAAAGTACGTCTTTTTATGAAAGCtcataaaagtaggtaggtatttaaactTTCATTGACGATAAAAGCTTTAAAATAAGACTTTcaaagtatctgcattctacgaAAGTAAAATGAAGGTAGTCGCATATTATAACGATTAAATTCCACTCACTAAAAGCAAGACAAGGTTTTATAGCTTCTTATGAAATGCAGTTATTTATTTCCCATGAATCACAGTTTTTTCATTGGACCGAAATACTCAAGGTTGAGAGTACCAAGGTGTTTTTTATATTCGTGTCCACTCAGGCGTGGGCACCGGCGACAATGATAAGTCATCGGGTACTCACTGGAGGGTGGTGGGAGGGCGCCGAGTTcgaacagtaggtacctactacaagcCGTGACGTCAATGGTGGAACGTGCCACAAGTTTGGCGCGTGTAGTCCTTAAATGGGTAAActggaattaaaacaaaatacttcATTATTATCAAAGGCTGAACATCCATTACTAAGGCTCTATACTTCACTGGCTTTCAGTGTAATGACTGTAGACTAAGTTGTACTTATATGCTATCAACTTCTGAGGGTATTTACGTCCACTCTCTGCAGAATATACTATTGAATAGTGATGATCTAAGTTGTTACAAAATCTCCAGGTTCGATTCCTGGTTAAGGTCTATTTCAcaaaaaactttgttttttaattaattttattgccaGTCACGCTAATTCAAAAGTTCATCTGTAATTGAATAAGTATTATGGACGGGTTTCAATACCTTCGCCTAAGGGTCTACGATTTAAATTATTGTCGTTATGTAGATCGTGTTGGcataatacaaaattattttaatatgtttatCGTTGGGGTACCAAAGATCAATTAAATATGcatcaattaaattaaattattgtgaTGACCAAATGTTAACCTAGTACCCTCAAATATAGTAACAGTTAGGTGCTGAAATCTGAACTCAGTATTTCAATCAGCACTTGTACTTGATTGACCGACAGTTTGACGCAAAACAATATTTCAAACACCGAAAAATGAGAATTTGAATGGCACGTGTACCTACAGTTGGGTGAATGAAATATGTAGTTATCATCGTGATTTATTAGTGCACTTCCTTTTATGTGGCATGTCCGAATCTAATTTCGCTATCTTGTAACATTGGTCATTaccctttttttaaaataaactttacctACTACAACATCACGTATTATGATGTCAAGAAACTCGTATTgagataaaaatagttatttttatagttcAGCAACGACAAAGGTTTACCTAAATAATTTAAGTATTCGATGGTAGGTACTACGTCTTTGCTTGGTCGAAAATGAACCATTCTGTGaaatttatcattgattaaaTCATTCGTACTTTTTCTCCTTTATTTGAGCATTTGAACAgtccagtacctctagcatgaacaactttcgtcttcgaatcgtttgcgtattcgataaaattcgatactcagtcttcgaattaaacgataacgtgacaattttgattctcaaaattagtttcgtgcaaccacatctcatactaagttcaatttacgacacgttcacaaaggcgctgttgtagttttcttactaaatcttttgatggcgattcgagtacgcaaacgatttgaactcgaaagtttttcgtgctagccgtacaggtgCGGGAATAAGAAACGGGCCAAAGAATCGGAAGGATCATGGACGAAaaggttatttaaaaaatcattaaCATCGTTATTTTGAAACTATTGCCAGCGTCCATTTTAAATTGACTTTTTTTTAGCATTTTTAGCGAAATATTACTTGTATGTCACTGAAAACTTAAGTGGTAGGAACAACAAAGGTTGTTGAGTCAGAGCCTATTTTGCGCGAACGCTCATCGGCGCGGGCGCAACGCGCGAGTTTTCCAGAAGGGCGGAACCTGCGCCACTATAAATACGTGCTCTCCGCTTTCAGGAGTTCAGTCTTACAGAGCTTTCAGTGCACACACACAGCCAACGCAAACCACACAACATGTCTCTGGAACGCCAAGTTCGCGCCAAGGTATATACACACATTTTTATATTCACAATAACGGTCTTCTAAATAAACGTTTAGTCAAAGCAAATTTTGAAACTCAAAGTTTAGCCATGAAATAACTTCACTAATTTCACCTTAGTATTCTTTAAATAgtcattaaaacattttttaagctTTTTGAAATTTAGAAGTTATTAGACATCCATATCGAAAGCTTTTCAGTGCTTAGGATAGATACATACAGTGTTTTCGTATTACtgatattttgtaaatatccAGTAAGGAAGCAGCGCCGTTAAAACAATCTGCTTTATCATCCGATTCGAACACAGTACATTAACCCTCAATTCTTCCTCAGCTCGCTTCCAAGCGCAACCCCGACCAGGAGAAGGAGGTCCAGGAGTGGATCGAGACCGTCCTCGGTGCCAAGTTCCCCCCTAGCGACGCGTTCGAAGATGTCCTCAAGGACGGCACAGTCCTCTGCCAGCTCATCAACAAGCTGAAGCCTGGCTCCGTCAACAAGATCAACACCTCTGGTGGACAGTTCAAGATGATGGAGAACATTACcaagtaaataacttttttatagttctatgtacctaccatgagtttacgttaggtgtgctcgctagcgagtacgtcaaaaatctctatgaagattttgtttcttgaaagtagccgctaggggcgctgctcaatatgtcatacaattaatgtcatttttttacgcagtcgctagcgagcacacctaacgtaaactcatggtaggcacactggttAATAGTCGTAACGTAAACGAACCATTTTGTAGATGAGCAAGGTCTGCTGCCAAGATAGAGATTGTAAATTCTGAAGACTCGTAAAGACCATTACACTAATCTGTAGAATGAGACTAAAACATCCAACCGTTGCCATTTTTCAATGAGGACGTAACTGATTACTCAGAAGAcgtattattatcatttaaattGTGACATCTAACCAACCAATGGTTTCTTTGTACAGCTTCCAGGCCGCAATCAAAGCATATGGAGTCCCTGACATCGACGTGTTCCAAACAGTCGACCTTTGGGAGAAGAAGGACATTGCCCAGGTCGTCAGCACACTGTACGCCCTCGGCCGTGAGGTCAGTATCTATATAAAAATTACCATTAATTATGTCATaatataaacaaataatacctaGATGTTACGACGTAATAACGGGCTAAGAATAATTGTTACGATGTTCGCTTCCCTGGTGTAggtggtaaaataataaatagtctGGATCTGTTTTAAAATTACGCAAGAtcattttatgattttataaacattataaAATTTACGATAACTGATCCGATCCATATTCGTTTATCGCATAACTTCAGGAATAGAATCGTGATAGCTACTTAAAACAACGCGTTCACACACCATTTCGTTTTGCGATACGTTTCGAATTTGAGTAGTTGGAAAATCGCCAAGTTCAACAGAGATTTACGAACATGCAACATTACCTCGGTTTTCATAAATATCCAAGGCCATGTGGTCATGTTGAGGCCGAGTAAGGGTTATTTAAGTGTTGCACAACGGATTTACACATTCTTGGGTTTTGAAGCGTTCTGACTTTAATGTTTGATGTTTGGTTACAGACTTACAGACATCCCGAGTGGAACGGTCCCTACCTTGGCCCCAAGCCCGCTGATGAGTGCAAGCGTGACTTCTCCGAGGAGGTCCTGAAGGCCGGCCAGACCATGATCGGTCTGCAGGCCGGTTCCAACAAGGGAGCCACCCAGGCCGGTCAGAACATGGGCGCTGGCCGCAAAATCTTGCTCGGCAAGTGAGCACTTCGCCATAGCTCTGCTCCAa is a window from the Ostrinia nubilalis chromosome 7, ilOstNubi1.1, whole genome shotgun sequence genome containing:
- the LOC135073230 gene encoding muscle-specific protein 20 — encoded protein: MSLERQVRAKLASKRNPDQEKEVQEWIETVLGAKFPPSDAFEDVLKDGTVLCQLINKLKPGSVNKINTSGGQFKMMENITNFQAAIKAYGVPDIDVFQTVDLWEKKDIAQVVSTLYALGRETYRHPEWNGPYLGPKPADECKRDFSEEVLKAGQTMIGLQAGSNKGATQAGQNMGAGRKILLGK